A single genomic interval of Methylophilales bacterium MBRSF5 harbors:
- a CDS encoding NADH:ubiquinone oxidoreductase subunit H (Catalyzes the transfer of electrons from NADH to quinone), which translates to MQDFFSQFFSSDVALTLSYLFKIILIVIPVMISVAYLTFFERRVIGFMQSRIGPNRVGYFGLLQPIADALKLMFKEIVLPSKSNNFLFFLAPLLSIAPALAAWAVIPFDYEMVLADINAGLLYVLAMTSIAVYGVIIAGWASNSKYAFLGSLRSAAQIVSYEIAMGFTLVGVLMCANSLNLGDIVIAQEGGISQWYCWPLFPLFVIYFISAVAETNRAPFDVAEGESEIVAGFHVEYSGMAFALFFLAEYANMILVSILAVIMFLGGWLSPVSFIPDGIFWLIIKVAFVLFCFLWLRATFPRYRYDQIMRLGWKVFIPLTLVWIIFVGAMMQTSYAGYFH; encoded by the coding sequence TTGCAAGATTTTTTCTCACAATTTTTTAGTTCAGACGTTGCCTTAACTCTATCTTATCTTTTTAAGATCATTTTAATTGTTATACCGGTTATGATTTCTGTTGCCTATCTTACCTTCTTTGAAAGAAGGGTGATTGGATTCATGCAGTCTAGAATTGGACCAAACAGGGTCGGTTATTTTGGTTTACTCCAACCCATCGCTGATGCCCTTAAATTGATGTTTAAAGAAATCGTATTGCCATCAAAGTCTAATAACTTTTTATTTTTTCTTGCTCCATTATTATCAATTGCACCGGCTCTGGCAGCCTGGGCAGTCATTCCATTTGATTATGAAATGGTATTAGCTGACATCAATGCTGGTCTTTTGTATGTATTAGCGATGACATCAATTGCAGTTTATGGAGTCATTATTGCGGGATGGGCATCTAACTCAAAATATGCCTTTCTAGGAAGTTTACGATCTGCGGCTCAAATCGTGTCATACGAAATCGCAATGGGATTCACCCTTGTTGGGGTGTTGATGTGTGCCAATAGTCTTAATCTTGGAGATATCGTAATAGCTCAAGAGGGAGGTATCTCACAATGGTATTGTTGGCCATTATTCCCGTTGTTTGTTATTTATTTTATTAGTGCTGTGGCAGAAACCAATCGAGCCCCATTTGACGTTGCTGAGGGTGAGTCAGAGATCGTGGCAGGTTTTCATGTTGAATATTCAGGTATGGCTTTCGCCTTATTCTTTTTAGCAGAATATGCCAATATGATTTTGGTCAGTATTCTTGCTGTCATTATGTTTTTGGGAGGCTGGTTGTCACCAGTTTCGTTTATCCCAGATGGTATATTCTGGCTAATTATTAAGGTAGCTTTTGTGCTGTTCTGCTTTTTATGGTTAAGAGCTACATTTCCACGCTACCGTTACGATCAAATAATGAGACTTGGGTGGAAGGTGTTTATCCCACTCACTTTGGTATGGATTATTTTTGTAGGCGCTATGATGCAAACCAGTTATGCAGGATACTTTCATTAA
- a CDS encoding NADH dehydrogenase (part of NADH-ubiquinone oxidoreductase complex I; shuttles electrons from NADH, via FMN and iron-sulfur (Fe-S) centers, to quinones in the respiratory chain; NuoF is part of the soluble NADH dehydrogenase fragment, which represents the electron input part of NADH dehydrogenase) has product MNDVVDKNIQLENNNKQLFNICLRTSSLKNPGSIKTYQSIGGYEQIKRILKNKIDPQQLIDEIKISGLRGRGGAGFPTGVKWSFMPRDYDGTKYIVCNSDEGEPGTFKDRDIIRFNPHQLIEGMIIGAYIMDAQVGFNYIHGEIWEDYVSFEKAIEDARKAGFLGNNILGSGFDFELHAVHGYGAYICGEETALIESIEGKKGQPRYKPPFPATYGIYGKPTNVNNTETYASIPWIIEHGGQEFMSHGVPNSGGTKIFSVSGHVEKPGNYEIQLGMPFRQLLAEAGGVWKNRQLKAVIPGGPSTPVVPANIIMDATLDYDGLAQIGSSVGAGSMIVMDDSTCMVQALRRLSYFFYEESCGQCTPCREGTGWVYRIIDRIFKGQATLADLDLLTDVSKKISGRTICALGDAAATPVLSFIKHFRSEFENFIKHGKSVN; this is encoded by the coding sequence ATGAACGATGTCGTAGATAAAAATATTCAGTTAGAAAATAATAACAAGCAGTTATTTAATATCTGCTTGAGAACCTCATCTCTTAAAAATCCAGGCTCGATAAAAACATATCAATCCATTGGCGGGTATGAACAGATTAAGAGAATTTTAAAAAATAAAATTGACCCTCAACAATTAATTGATGAAATAAAAATTTCAGGCTTAAGGGGCAGGGGTGGGGCTGGTTTTCCGACCGGAGTAAAATGGTCATTCATGCCCAGAGATTATGATGGGACCAAATATATTGTATGTAATAGTGATGAGGGAGAGCCTGGGACATTCAAGGATCGGGATATCATTCGCTTCAATCCTCATCAACTAATCGAGGGAATGATAATCGGTGCATACATTATGGATGCTCAGGTGGGCTTTAATTACATTCACGGCGAGATTTGGGAAGACTACGTATCTTTTGAAAAAGCAATTGAAGATGCACGAAAAGCCGGTTTCTTGGGAAACAATATACTAGGCTCAGGGTTTGATTTTGAGCTACATGCTGTTCACGGTTATGGCGCTTATATCTGTGGCGAGGAGACTGCTTTAATTGAATCTATTGAAGGTAAGAAGGGCCAGCCAAGATACAAACCTCCCTTTCCAGCAACCTATGGAATCTATGGTAAGCCAACAAATGTTAATAACACAGAAACGTATGCTTCAATCCCATGGATTATTGAGCATGGCGGGCAAGAATTTATGAGTCATGGTGTTCCAAATTCTGGTGGAACCAAAATTTTCTCCGTTTCTGGCCATGTTGAAAAGCCTGGTAATTATGAGATTCAGTTGGGAATGCCATTTAGACAATTACTTGCTGAAGCTGGCGGTGTATGGAAAAACAGACAGCTTAAAGCGGTTATCCCAGGCGGTCCATCAACACCGGTAGTGCCCGCCAACATCATTATGGATGCGACTCTTGATTATGATGGGCTTGCTCAAATCGGCTCGAGTGTTGGGGCTGGTTCGATGATTGTCATGGATGACAGCACATGTATGGTTCAAGCTCTAAGAAGATTATCCTACTTTTTTTATGAGGAGTCATGTGGGCAATGTACTCCATGTAGAGAGGGAACAGGATGGGTATATCGAATTATCGATCGAATATTTAAAGGACAAGCCACATTAGCTGACCTTGATCTTTTAACGGACGTGAGTAAAAAAATTTCTGGTAGAACTATATGCGCTTTAGGTGATGCAGCTGCAACGCCTGTGCTTAGTTTTATAAAACACTTTAGAAGCGAATTTGAAAATTTTATTAAACATGGAAAATCTGTAAATTAA
- a CDS encoding NADH dehydrogenase: MNLKLKKLIDKELKKYPSDKKQSAVIAALAIMQNDRGWLSKEDISEVALYLDMPEIAVLEVATFYNMFDLKSVGKYKLSICTNISCMLRDADHIVNHLKEKLQIDFNEVTKDGKFCLKESECMGACGGAPLLTVNNQKMHENLNIDKVDQLLKELK; encoded by the coding sequence ATGAATTTAAAATTAAAAAAGTTAATCGATAAAGAATTAAAAAAATACCCATCCGATAAAAAACAGTCGGCTGTTATTGCTGCTCTTGCAATTATGCAAAATGATAGGGGATGGCTTTCTAAAGAGGATATAAGCGAGGTGGCATTATATTTAGATATGCCTGAAATTGCCGTTCTTGAGGTCGCTACTTTTTATAACATGTTTGATTTAAAATCAGTTGGCAAATACAAGTTATCTATATGTACTAACATTTCTTGTATGTTAAGAGATGCCGATCATATTGTGAACCATTTAAAAGAAAAATTACAAATTGATTTCAATGAAGTTACAAAAGATGGCAAATTCTGTTTAAAAGAGAGTGAGTGTATGGGTGCATGCGGAGGAGCTCCATTATTAACCGTAAATAATCAAAAGATGCATGAGAATTTAAACATTGATAAAGTTGATCAGCTATTAAAAGAACTTAAATAA
- a CDS encoding NADH dehydrogenase (Catalyzes the transfer of electrons from NADH to quinone) produces MAEIKNYTMNFGPQHPAAHGVLRLVLELDGEVIQRADPHIGLLHRATEKLAENRTYIQSVPYMDRLDYVSMMMNEHAYVMAIEKMLNLKVPVRAQYIRVLFDEITRLLNHLLWLGCHALDVGAMSVFLYTFREREDLFDCYEAVSGARMHAAYYRPGGVYRDLPDHMPQYQNTRFSRPSETHKLNENRQGSLLDFIEDFATRFPGYIDEYETLLTDNRIWKQRTVGIGVVSPERAIELGFTGPMLRGSGIEWDLRKKQPYEVYDKLDFDIPVGVEGDCYDRYLVRIEEMRQSVHLIKQCTKWLRENSGPVISDNQKFAPPKRTDMKEDMESMIHHFKLFTEGFHLPKGEAYAAVEHPKGEFGIYMVSDGANKPYRLKIRAPGFAHLASLDEMTKGHMISDLVAIIGTQDIVFGEIDR; encoded by the coding sequence ATGGCTGAAATTAAAAATTACACAATGAACTTTGGCCCTCAACACCCAGCAGCGCATGGAGTGCTCAGGCTTGTTTTGGAGTTGGATGGGGAGGTTATTCAAAGAGCTGATCCTCATATTGGTTTATTACATCGAGCGACAGAGAAGCTTGCAGAAAATCGTACATACATTCAATCAGTTCCTTATATGGATCGATTAGATTATGTGTCCATGATGATGAATGAGCATGCTTACGTTATGGCAATTGAAAAAATGTTAAATTTAAAGGTTCCTGTTCGTGCTCAATACATCAGAGTGTTGTTCGATGAGATTACAAGGTTGTTGAATCATTTATTGTGGCTTGGCTGTCATGCACTCGATGTTGGAGCAATGTCGGTTTTCTTATATACCTTCAGAGAGCGTGAAGACTTATTTGATTGTTATGAAGCTGTCTCTGGAGCAAGAATGCATGCTGCCTATTATCGTCCGGGTGGTGTCTACAGAGATTTACCAGATCATATGCCGCAGTATCAAAATACCCGTTTTTCAAGACCCTCTGAGACACATAAGTTAAATGAAAATCGGCAAGGGTCTCTGCTTGATTTTATTGAGGATTTTGCCACGCGCTTTCCTGGATATATTGATGAGTATGAAACACTTCTAACGGACAACCGTATTTGGAAACAAAGAACTGTTGGTATCGGCGTAGTATCTCCTGAGCGTGCAATTGAGCTTGGTTTTACAGGTCCTATGTTAAGAGGTTCTGGAATTGAGTGGGATTTAAGAAAAAAACAACCTTATGAAGTTTACGATAAATTAGATTTTGACATTCCTGTTGGAGTTGAAGGGGATTGTTATGATCGCTACCTGGTTCGAATTGAAGAAATGAGACAGTCTGTTCATCTTATAAAACAGTGCACAAAATGGCTTAGAGAAAACTCAGGTCCAGTTATTTCAGATAATCAAAAATTTGCACCACCCAAACGTACAGACATGAAAGAAGATATGGAGTCTATGATTCATCATTTTAAATTGTTCACAGAGGGGTTTCATCTTCCTAAGGGAGAGGCTTATGCCGCGGTGGAGCATCCCAAGGGAGAGTTCGGAATTTATATGGTTTCTGATGGAGCAAATAAACCATACCGTTTAAAAATCAGAGCACCAGGATTTGCACATCTTGCGTCTTTAGATGAGATGACTAAAGGGCACATGATTTCTGACCTGGTAGCAATTATTGGGACTCAAGATATTGTATTTGGGGAAATTGATCGTTAG
- a CDS encoding NADH dehydrogenase — translation MSNLKSTFPQAVVNKQFDEATLSIYGNEIIKTLKKLKTGAQFKFLQLIDIAAVDYSQYPQKLFDNNRYAAVYHLLSIKNNQRLRVRAFVEDNNFPVIETATTVYANADWYEREAFDLFGVMFLNHPDLRRILTDYGFIGHPFRKDFPMIGNVEMRYDPEQKRVIYQPVTIESRNNIPRVIDEEGFRNG, via the coding sequence ATATCCAATCTAAAATCAACTTTTCCTCAAGCTGTCGTAAATAAACAATTTGATGAGGCAACCTTATCGATTTATGGAAATGAAATCATTAAGACATTAAAGAAATTAAAAACAGGCGCACAATTTAAGTTTTTGCAATTAATTGATATTGCTGCAGTAGACTATTCCCAGTATCCACAAAAACTTTTTGATAATAATCGTTACGCTGCGGTTTACCATTTATTATCTATAAAAAACAACCAACGTTTGCGAGTCAGGGCATTTGTTGAGGATAATAATTTTCCTGTTATAGAGACGGCCACAACCGTCTATGCTAATGCGGATTGGTATGAACGTGAAGCCTTTGATTTGTTTGGAGTTATGTTTTTAAATCACCCTGACCTTCGTAGAATATTGACTGATTACGGGTTTATTGGACACCCATTTAGAAAAGATTTTCCAATGATCGGTAATGTTGAGATGCGTTACGATCCTGAACAAAAAAGAGTGATTTACCAACCAGTCACAATAGAGTCGCGTAACAATATCCCTCGCGTAATTGATGAGGAGGGGTTCCGTAATGGCTGA
- a CDS encoding NADH dehydrogenase (The point of entry for the majority of electrons that traverse the respiratory chain eventually resulting in the reduction of oxygen): MSLDGLLEKGFVTTNLDTLINYTRTNSMWPMTFGLACCAVEMMHAGASRYDLDRFGMVFRPSPRQSDLMIVAGTLVNKMAPALRKVYDQMPDPKWVISMGSCANGGGYYHYSYSVVRGCDRIVPVDVYVPGCPPTAEALMFGLLQLQKKIKRTNTIAR; the protein is encoded by the coding sequence ATGAGTCTTGATGGTCTATTAGAAAAAGGGTTTGTTACCACAAACCTTGATACCTTAATTAACTATACACGCACAAATTCAATGTGGCCCATGACCTTTGGGTTAGCATGTTGTGCTGTAGAAATGATGCATGCAGGCGCATCACGATATGACTTGGATCGTTTTGGTATGGTTTTCAGACCGAGTCCGCGTCAGTCAGATTTGATGATCGTTGCAGGAACATTGGTAAATAAGATGGCACCTGCGTTAAGAAAAGTCTATGATCAGATGCCCGATCCTAAATGGGTAATATCGATGGGCTCTTGTGCTAATGGCGGAGGCTATTATCATTACTCTTACTCCGTGGTGCGAGGTTGCGACCGTATTGTTCCAGTTGATGTTTATGTTCCTGGATGCCCACCCACTGCAGAGGCGCTTATGTTTGGTTTACTTCAACTACAAAAGAAAATTAAAAGGACCAATACAATCGCACGATGA
- a CDS encoding NADH-quinone oxidoreductase subunit A: MLDSYFPVLLFILVGLGVGIGPLVLGKILAPHQPNDQKNSPYECGFEAFEDARMKFDVRYYLVAILFILFDLEITFLFPWAVVLDTLGLQGFIVMMIFLGILVVGFIYEWKKGALDWE; this comes from the coding sequence ATGTTAGATTCATATTTTCCGGTTTTACTATTTATTCTTGTTGGCTTGGGTGTTGGCATAGGCCCCCTTGTCCTTGGAAAAATACTAGCACCTCATCAACCTAACGATCAAAAAAATTCACCCTACGAATGTGGTTTCGAAGCATTTGAGGATGCAAGAATGAAGTTTGATGTTCGATACTACCTAGTGGCTATTTTGTTCATTCTTTTTGATTTAGAAATTACTTTTCTTTTTCCATGGGCAGTTGTGCTTGATACGCTGGGTCTGCAAGGATTTATAGTTATGATGATTTTTTTGGGCATTCTAGTTGTCGGATTTATATATGAATGGAAAAAGGGTGCATTGGATTGGGAATAA
- a CDS encoding secretion protein, giving the protein METILIILHLLASIGVIGLVLLQNGKGADAGSAFGGGNSSGSFGIQGSSNFMTKATAFCVTLFFITSISLALVASNKHGDRSVVDASSIDTIDTLDDGNSFDDVQSEDLSEELSDIPD; this is encoded by the coding sequence ATGGAAACAATATTAATTATCTTGCACTTATTAGCAAGTATCGGTGTTATTGGTTTGGTTTTACTGCAAAATGGCAAAGGTGCAGATGCTGGATCAGCTTTTGGCGGTGGTAATTCAAGTGGTTCTTTTGGGATCCAAGGTTCATCAAATTTTATGACTAAAGCAACAGCTTTTTGTGTAACTCTGTTTTTTATCACCAGCATTAGTCTTGCTCTTGTCGCAAGCAATAAGCATGGTGATAGAAGTGTTGTAGATGCATCCTCTATAGATACAATTGATACTTTGGACGATGGAAACTCTTTTGATGATGTTCAGTCAGAAGACTTGAGTGAGGAGCTCTCAGACATCCCTGATTAG
- a CDS encoding triosephosphate isomerase — protein MSKKIIIANLKMYGSSSFYEDLFAQVKSAHQQLAANDVEIVMCIPYPYLFLAEKIFANSAISWGSQNVAKDIEGPFTGEVSVTMLTDFSSQYAIIGHSERNTAYCESDLNIAEKFKRLKDHHVRPILCVGETLIEREAGMEKKVVQAQLETILSNGPEIFTDSVVAYEPIWAIGSDMAASPEQAQNMCSFIKDFIHSEVLTNGNDDQKKIPLKVVYGGSVNEKNTLQLLSLDEVDGALIGRCSLSADKFIQICNLAHQI, from the coding sequence ATGAGTAAAAAAATTATCATTGCAAATTTAAAAATGTATGGTTCCTCCTCATTTTATGAAGATTTGTTTGCACAAGTGAAATCTGCTCACCAACAATTAGCAGCAAATGATGTTGAGATTGTCATGTGTATTCCATACCCATACCTTTTTTTGGCAGAAAAAATTTTTGCAAATAGTGCAATTTCTTGGGGTTCACAAAATGTTGCTAAAGATATTGAAGGTCCATTTACTGGCGAGGTGAGTGTAACAATGCTGACAGATTTTTCCTCACAGTATGCCATTATTGGTCACTCAGAAAGAAATACAGCTTATTGTGAATCAGATTTAAACATTGCAGAGAAATTTAAGAGATTAAAAGACCACCATGTCAGACCAATTCTATGTGTTGGGGAAACTCTGATTGAGAGGGAAGCTGGTATGGAAAAAAAAGTGGTCCAAGCGCAGCTGGAGACAATCTTGAGCAATGGGCCAGAAATATTTACGGATTCTGTTGTAGCTTATGAGCCAATATGGGCAATTGGAAGCGATATGGCGGCATCACCTGAGCAGGCTCAAAATATGTGTTCTTTTATTAAAGATTTTATTCACTCTGAAGTGCTCACTAACGGTAATGATGATCAGAAAAAAATACCTCTAAAAGTAGTATATGGAGGCAGCGTAAATGAGAAAAATACGTTACAATTACTGTCTTTAGATGAGGTTGATGGAGCACTAATAGGCAGGTGCTCATTAAGTGCTGATAAATTTATTCAGATCTGTAACTTGGCTCATCAAATTTAA
- a CDS encoding exodeoxyribonuclease VII: MNKKIDESIKQQLINSGRHPLVSQILAARNISSSKDVEYPIEQLLSPNKLLNCNEAADFLSDAIHKQKKITIVGDYDADGASGSSVAILGFRLLGIEVDFLIPSRFKNGYGLSSEIVDMANTKKTDIIITVDNGIASFEGISHANDFGIDVIVTDHHLQAENLPDAKFIINPNQKKCSFPSKNLCGAGVVFYLLIAIRKKLRDQNYFDNLNLDEPNLMQLLDLVALATIADMVNMDFNNRLLVHHGLRVIRSQQCNLGLKKLFQLTNKSHLTALTSDLSFVIAPKINAAGRMDDMSLGVACLTATNENEAHEYARQLIEFNFQRKKTEADMQEDAQAIMRGFNNNNKTICLFNEKWHQGVIGILASRLKENFYRPVIIFAQDESGYLKGSARSIEGFHVRDAIDLVVKKNPEAVVTFGGHAMAAGLTIKKDRFDSFVQSFEEVAESILKPEDLSEIIEVDDSILQDNINVHIIDEINQLEWGNGFQRPLFTDTFDCVDQELIKDLHTKLNLTKHNQTFEGIFFNYQESIPDRVKCLYSVETNKFNNANKVTLNIKKIIHE; encoded by the coding sequence ATTAATAAAAAAATTGATGAAAGCATCAAACAACAACTCATCAATTCTGGACGTCATCCTTTAGTTTCACAAATCTTGGCCGCTAGAAACATTTCTTCTTCTAAAGATGTTGAATACCCAATTGAACAGCTTCTTTCCCCAAATAAACTTTTAAACTGCAATGAAGCAGCAGATTTTCTTTCTGATGCCATTCATAAACAAAAAAAAATTACCATTGTCGGTGATTATGATGCAGATGGAGCCTCAGGCTCATCAGTAGCAATACTTGGATTTAGGCTGCTAGGTATTGAAGTTGATTTTTTAATCCCTTCTCGTTTTAAAAATGGGTATGGATTATCTAGTGAGATTGTAGATATGGCGAACACAAAAAAGACAGATATCATAATTACTGTCGATAATGGAATTGCCAGCTTTGAGGGTATAAGCCATGCCAATGACTTTGGGATTGATGTGATCGTGACAGACCATCATTTACAAGCTGAGAATTTACCCGATGCAAAATTTATTATTAATCCTAATCAAAAAAAATGTAGCTTTCCAAGTAAAAATTTATGTGGGGCAGGAGTGGTTTTTTATTTATTGATCGCAATAAGAAAAAAGCTACGTGATCAGAACTATTTTGATAATTTGAATCTAGACGAGCCAAACCTCATGCAACTTCTTGATTTGGTTGCATTGGCTACCATTGCCGATATGGTGAATATGGATTTTAACAATCGTTTGCTTGTCCATCATGGTTTAAGAGTGATTCGATCTCAACAATGTAATTTAGGTTTAAAAAAATTATTCCAACTGACTAATAAATCTCACTTAACTGCATTAACGAGTGACCTCAGCTTTGTGATTGCACCAAAAATTAATGCAGCAGGAAGAATGGATGATATGAGTCTTGGCGTCGCTTGCCTTACAGCTACAAATGAAAATGAAGCACATGAGTATGCCAGGCAGTTAATTGAGTTTAATTTTCAACGAAAAAAAACCGAAGCTGACATGCAGGAAGATGCTCAAGCAATCATGCGTGGATTTAATAATAACAACAAAACAATTTGTTTGTTTAATGAAAAATGGCATCAGGGTGTAATAGGTATTCTCGCATCACGACTGAAGGAAAATTTCTATCGTCCAGTTATTATTTTTGCTCAAGATGAATCAGGATATCTCAAAGGGTCTGCACGCTCAATTGAGGGATTTCATGTTAGGGATGCGATTGATCTTGTGGTAAAAAAAAATCCCGAAGCAGTTGTTACTTTTGGAGGTCACGCAATGGCCGCCGGCTTGACCATTAAAAAAGATCGTTTTGACAGTTTTGTACAATCTTTTGAGGAAGTTGCTGAATCCATTTTAAAGCCTGAGGACTTAAGTGAAATTATTGAGGTGGATGATAGTATTTTGCAAGATAATATTAACGTTCATATTATTGATGAAATTAATCAGTTGGAGTGGGGAAATGGTTTTCAAAGACCATTATTTACAGACACATTTGATTGTGTTGATCAAGAGTTAATCAAAGACCTTCACACTAAATTAAACTTAACTAAACATAATCAAACATTTGAGGGTATCTTTTTTAACTATCAAGAATCAATCCCAGATAGAGTAAAATGCTTATATTCAGTTGAAACTAACAAGTTTAATAATGCAAATAAAGTAACTTTAAATATAAAAAAAATTATCCATGAGTAA
- a CDS encoding CDP-diacylglycerol--glycerol-3-phosphate 3-phosphatidyltransferase has translation MNLPNYISLFRIILIPFLILIFYLPHSVIGNFDKNLIATGLFILAGISDWLDGFLARKLQLESKFGAFIDPVADKLIVIASLVLLVELDRISALIAIIIIGREVAVSALREWMAGIGSAGSVAVAFVGKLKTTIQFVAITLLLYFEDIYLIPTRLLGEIAINLAAILTIISMLYYLKKAFARN, from the coding sequence ATGAATCTCCCAAATTACATTTCATTATTTCGAATTATTCTGATTCCTTTTTTAATTCTGATCTTTTATCTTCCTCATTCTGTTATAGGTAATTTTGATAAAAATTTAATCGCTACCGGCCTATTTATCCTTGCTGGAATAAGCGACTGGCTAGATGGATTCTTAGCAAGAAAGTTACAGCTAGAATCGAAGTTCGGAGCTTTTATTGATCCAGTTGCAGATAAATTAATAGTGATCGCATCGTTAGTGTTATTGGTTGAGTTGGATCGGATCAGTGCATTAATTGCAATTATCATCATAGGTAGGGAGGTTGCTGTCAGTGCTTTAAGAGAATGGATGGCCGGTATTGGAAGTGCTGGGAGTGTTGCGGTTGCCTTTGTCGGTAAATTAAAAACGACTATTCAGTTTGTTGCGATAACTTTGTTGTTGTATTTTGAGGATATTTATCTTATTCCAACTCGACTGCTTGGTGAAATAGCAATTAATCTTGCAGCAATTCTCACCATTATTTCTATGTTGTATTATCTGAAAAAAGCATTTGCCAGGAATTAA